The nucleotide sequence ACAGCATCAGATGTTAAAGCAACAGCTGACCAAGTGGAAATTCCTTTAGTAGTAATTAATGACGGGAAACTTTTTGAAGAAAATCTAAAAAAAGCAGAAGTAGATCTGAAGTGGCTAAAAGAAAACTTGAAGACTCATCAAGTTGAGGATGTAGAGTCCGTATATCTGGCAACCATGGATCAGCATAAGAAGTTGTATGTGTCGAAAAAATAAATAGAGACGAAGGATAGAAAAACGACCAGATTAAAAAGTCTGGTCATTTTTCACGTGATCATTATTAGAAAGTTTCTTGTTTTAAAGACCATTCACCGCCATTTTTCCAAGCGGACCGTTCTCATCAATGATGTTTTGCAGGTCAAAAACAGAGATCGGAAACATTGGAAAGCCGTATGCATAAGCGGTTAGATCATAAAGCTGAAAATAGATAACGAGTGCTTTATCAGCAATATAATAATCTTGGTTCGGACTGATCGACTTGAACGGTTCTAGCGTGACGATCTGCTGCGATTTAATCTGAGCTTTTATGATGCGATTCAACACTTCTACATAGTTGCTGCCAGGTTTAAATAGATCCTTTAATTGATAGGTTCTTCCTGTTGAGAGGTCCCACGTCTGTGACTTAATGTACGTCATACCATGAGCCGCCATTGGGGTGTATGCATAATTCAAAAATCCGATGCTGAGAATGTTCTTTTCGTTCGTTTTCACAGCGAATTCTCCGTACATGCCCGGACGCGCTTCAGGGTTTTGCATTTGCTGAAGCTGCTGATTGATCTGGATAATCTGTTGATTGACTTGTTGCTGAATGCGCGGATTGATACGCCCTTCAATCTGAGGATAATAAATCTTTATGTTGCCAGGTGCATACGTAAGCGTTCGAACCAAAACAGGAGGTTGAAAACTGTCCATGCTGTTCACCCTTTCGCGCTGGTCATCTCTTTATATTATGCAGAGAATGGTCTGTCTCAGTATCTGCAGCAAAACTTGTAAATCAGGTATTTGAATAGCACATTTCAATTGTAAAAATGCTAGTTTCGAGTTCTAAAGCCCATCTTTTTTGTATAAGTTGTATGGTAGAAAACATTATAGGAGGGCATTGGAACGTGAATGTAAAAATCAAGCCGCTGATCTGGATTCTAGCTATTTTTGTCGCTATCATCGTCCTGCTTCCCACGATACTCGTACTACCATTTTCGTCAGCACCTCCTGCATGGAAAGAAGAGAAAACAGCGCAGCCGTCTGAGAGAATGCTAGCTTTGGAAATCCCTCACTCAGATATCGTTGTCCCTGTTTTCAGAAAGTCCATGGACACGGTCGAGAACATCCCTTTAGAAGAGTATGTGGCAGGTGTGGTCGCATCTGAAATGCCAGCAGACTTTGAGCTCGAAGCACTGAAAGCACAAGCCTTAACAGCAAGAACGTTTATTGTAAAAGCCCTTTTAAACCGAGGCAAAGATGATAGTTTGCCAGAAGGTGCCGTAGTGTCAGACACCGTAATGCATCAGGTGTATAAAGGTAACAAGGAACTAGAAACACTTTGGGGAGATGATTTTGACGGAAAAATAGAAAAAATCATCAAAGCGGTCTCTGAAACAAAAGGACAGATTCTAACTTATGAAGGTGATCCGATTCAAGCAAGCTTCTTCTCCACGAGCAATGGCTACACCGTTAATTCTGAAGACTATTGGAAAAACAAATACCCCTATTTAAGAAGTGTAGAAAGTCCGTGGGATAAAGAAGAATCACCAAAGTACACGGATACCATCCAACTGCCAGTCAGTACGGTAGAACAAAAGCTGGGTGTTTCACTATCAAAGAACGGTAAGATCGGAAAAGTCGTCGCAACAACGAGCGGGAAACGAATCGGTAAATTCGCGATCGGTAAAAAAGAGTTTACCGGTAAAGAGATACGAGAAAAGCTGGAGCTGCGTTCAACAGATTTTCAGATGGAGAAAAAAGGTAAGCAGGTCAGCATCACGACGCGCGGCTACGGACACGGAGTGGGACTGAGCCAGTACGGAGCGAACGGGATGGCGAAAGAAGGCAAGACATACAAGGAAATCGTTAATTATTACTACAAAGGAATTGAGATCACTGATTATAAACCGATAGCTGATAAAGGCCTCGCGTATCAGCCTCAGTGAATTGTGTGAAAATTGTAGGGGGTCTGTCCCGGGGACAGACCCCCTACAATTTCCAACTTTCTTCAAACTTATTTCAAACTTATTTCAACCTTAAATTGACCGCATTGTGCTCTAAGCATGATGGGGTTTTTTATGTTGTCGAAAAGAAATTTTATAAAAAATAGAGTGCTAAAGTATATATTTTCAGAATTCTGTTCAAACTTGTTGCTGAGGTGATGAAAAATGAAAGAAGAAGAAAAACAAACCAAAAAAACAATACCGATGAAAGGTAAGAGTGCTATGAAAAAACGTTGGGTTTATCCGGCAGTATATCTTAGTTTTGCAGCAGTCATTTTAACATCTGTTCTATGGTATCAAAACGATGCGAAAAACGTGGAGAAAAATAATACTCCAGACAGCGCGTTAGAAGACAATGGAGCAGCAGTACCAGTATCACTTACAAAAGAACAATTCCAAATGCCAGTTGCTGATCCTGAAGCCATTGAAGTAGTAAAAGATTTCTTTAGTCCAGACGCTACAGCTCAAGAGCAAGAAGCAGCACTCGTATTCTATAACAATATTTACTACCAAAACCGCGGAATCGATTTAGCGACTGCTGACAACAAAGCGTTCGACGTAACAGCAGCATTAAGCGGGAACGTTGTAAAAGTAGCAAAAGATCCAGCACTAGGATTCGTAGTAGAAGTAGAGCATGACAAAGGTGTTGTAACACACTACTCATCACTCGCTTCTGTATCCGTTAAGCAAGGCGACCAAGTGAAACAAGGCACAGTCCTTGGACAAGCTGGTGAGAATGCGTATGATAAAGATTCTAAAATCCACGCTCACTTCGAAGTTCGTAAAGACGGAGAAGCAGTAGACCCGGTGATGGCTTGGGATCAATCTGTTGCACAGCTTGCAGCCGCTGTTGATGATTCTCGTAAAGAGATGAAAAAAGCAGAAGAAAAGAAAGCTGCTGAAGAGCAGAAAAAAGCTGAAGAGCAAAAGCCTGGTAAAGAAGAAAAGCCAGCACCAAAAGCCGACGATAAAGGCGGCAAAGATATGAAAGATTCAAAAGATACGAAAGACACGAAAGATGGCAAAGATGCCAACGGTGAACAAGAATCATCATCTCAATCAGCAGAAGACACTGGCGCACAAGCCGACGATTCTGGTGCAAACGAATAATTTTCATAAGAAAGCTGTCTCGGATACGAACCGAGGCAGTTTTTTCGTTGTTTAGGAAATTATAAAAACGAGTCTTGTGTACTTGCTATTTTTTGATTGTGTAATGTTAAGGATCTTAACTCGTTCGAACGCTTAACAGTGTAAATGGCACCTCAATCGGCAAACGCGAGTTAAACGTAAAACTTTTCTTCCACCCAGAAATGCGCTTATTATAAAATTTTCCATGAGTTTACAAAGGTTTTTTCAAGAAAATGGACATTTCCCCTTGTCCCAGTTGAGATTTAGGCATATAACGAAAACTTGGTTAATAAGATGTTACAAAACCTACAATAATTCAATTGAGGGTGAGCGGTGAGAAATCGTACTATGGCTGCGGTGGAAAAAGGGGAATGGAAGCAATACTTATAAGCCGAAGATGACAACAAAACTTGTCACGTAGCTTGTTCATAGAAGTCTCTATCGCATCTCTCACATCCATTTTAGGGAGGCGAGTGGTGTGCACGATTACATCAAAGAGCGAACCATCAAGATAGGACGGTATATCGTGGAGACAAGAAAAACAGTCCGCATGATCGCAAAAGAATTCGGGGTTTCCAAAAGCACGGTGCATAAAGATCTCACCGAGCGGCTGCCTGAAATTAATCCCGATCTTGCAAATAACGTAAAAGAAATCCTCGAATACCATAAGTCCATCCGCCACTTGAGAGGTGGAGAAGCGACGCGTGTGAAGTACAAAAAAGGCACAGAGGAAGTTGTTCAGTAAGTTTGTGACTGATAGGGATGAAACATGACACTTGAAACATTATGTGCCGTATAGGTCTGACGCCCAATAATTATTTTTTGACAATATTTAACCTTGTTCGACATACTTGTGATATAATGATAAATTGGATAGAACTTCGATTTTTTACTAAAAATGTCATTATATTGTATGGATGTTTAACAGGGAGGATATAACATGTTTTCAAGGGACGTTGGAATTGACCTTGGTACCGCTAATGTACTGATTTATGTAAAAGGAAAAGGAATTGTGCTTGATGAGCCATCTGTTGTTGCGATCGACACGAATACCGGAAAAGCACTCGCTGTAGGGGAAGAAGCCCGCCGCATGGTAGGCCGTACACCAGGAAACATCGTGGCGATCCGTCCGTTAAAAGACGGAGTTATCGCTGACTTTGAAGTAACCGAGCAAATGCTGAAACACTTTATAAACAAAATCAAAGTGAAAGGCGTGTTTGCCAAGCCTAGAATCTTGATCTGTACGCCAACGAACATTACGTCTGTTGAACAAAAAGCCATTAGAGAAGCTGCGCAAAAGTGCGGAGCTAAGCAAATTTTTCTTGAAGAAGAGCCGAAAGTGGCTGCAATAGGGGCGGGGATGGATATCTTCCAGCCAAGCGGCAATATGGTTGTTGACATCGGTGGTGGCACAACTGACATTGCGGTCTTGAGCATGGGCGATATCGTCACCTCCTCTTCTATTAAAATGGCTGGGGACAAGTTCGATACAGAGATTCTTCAGTACATAAAGAAAGAGTACAAGCTGTTGATCGGGGAACGTACCGCTGAAAACATTAAATTAAACGTCGCGACGGTTTACGAGCGTGACGAAGAATTAGAGATCCGCGGCCGCGATATGGTATCTGGTTTGCCGCGTACGATTACCGTTGGCTCTAAAGAAATTCAAAAAGCATTGATGGAACCTGTTATGGTGATCGTTCAAGCAGCGAAAAGCGTGTTAGAGAAGACACCGCCTGAACTTTCTGCTGACATCATCGACCGCGGCATCATGCTGACAGGTGGAGGAGCACTTCTTCACGGAATCGACCGATTGTTTGCCGACGAGTTAAAAGTGCCCGTGCTGATTGCAGAAGAGCCGATGAGAGCCGTAGCGAACGGAACTGGCTTAATGCTTGAGCATATGGATAAAATTGCGAAACGAAAAGTGTTTTAATGAAGGAAATGCCGCTCAGAGTGGGTGGCATTTTATTTTTTTGTGAAAAAGTAAGCTTGGCCTGTGCCAAGCAACCTAATAAAAAGTCTCAAAAACTGCTTTTAGGCCCTAAAACAGATTTTATAGTCCTTCAAAATAATTTATAGTCCCTTCAAGTAAGTTTATGGTCCTTCAAAAAAGTTTATAAGCCCTCAAAATTATTTATAGGCTTTTCGACAAATCTACCTCAGCGATTTCAACGCATACTTCATCATTCCTGGTACAAATTCCTCATTTTAAAAAAGGATTCCGTCAATTTCCGCAGAATTCTATTAAGAAATGTAAAAAACTGTCGATAAGACTGATGAGACATATTGTGTCCAGATTACAAGTGCAGGAGGAATACTCCGTGTTAAGAGGCTTTTATAATGCTGCAGCCGGTATGCTGGCACAGCAGCGCAAACAAGAAATTTTAACGAACAATATGGCGAATGCCAATACACCTGGATATAAAGCGGACAATGCAAGTCTGCGCACGTTCCCTACGATGCTGCTTCAGCATATGGGGGAGACCGAATTAAACGGAAAAAAAATACCGAATAACTACTCGATCGGACCAGCCACGTTATCAACAGGAGTCTATGTGCAAGAGACGACACCAAACTTTCTGCAAGGCGACATGCGCGAGACGGGGATTAAAACAGACATTGCACTGTTGCAGGGCCAAGTGCCTGCTGACCCAGGAAGTGGAGCTCCCGGCGGACTCTTTTTCCGATTAAATGTGAATGGTGAAGAGCGTTTTACTCGAAACGGCCATTTTTCGGTGGATGCAGAAGGAAGTCTTGTCACGCCTGAAGGCTATTACGTGCTTGGAACAGATGGCAATCCGATTACCGTGACGAGTGACAATTTTACGGTGAACAAAGACGGTACAGTTATTGATAATGGTGCCGTGGCGGGTCAGATTGATGTTGCGTACATCACGAACCCTAACAATCTTGTAAAAGAGGGATCAGGCTTGTTCAGGCTTGGTGGTGAAGCGGACAGTGCGATCGGAAATCCAAACATCACTTACAATCTGCAGCAAGGATTTGTGGAGAGGTCTAACGTGAACACGGAACAGACGATGACGGAGATGCTAACGGCATA is from Fictibacillus sp. b24 and encodes:
- the spoIIID gene encoding sporulation transcriptional regulator SpoIIID, whose protein sequence is MHDYIKERTIKIGRYIVETRKTVRMIAKEFGVSKSTVHKDLTERLPEINPDLANNVKEILEYHKSIRHLRGGEATRVKYKKGTEEVVQ
- a CDS encoding rod shape-determining protein, which encodes MFSRDVGIDLGTANVLIYVKGKGIVLDEPSVVAIDTNTGKALAVGEEARRMVGRTPGNIVAIRPLKDGVIADFEVTEQMLKHFINKIKVKGVFAKPRILICTPTNITSVEQKAIREAAQKCGAKQIFLEEEPKVAAIGAGMDIFQPSGNMVVDIGGGTTDIAVLSMGDIVTSSSIKMAGDKFDTEILQYIKKEYKLLIGERTAENIKLNVATVYERDEELEIRGRDMVSGLPRTITVGSKEIQKALMEPVMVIVQAAKSVLEKTPPELSADIIDRGIMLTGGGALLHGIDRLFADELKVPVLIAEEPMRAVANGTGLMLEHMDKIAKRKVF
- the spoIID gene encoding stage II sporulation protein D, which codes for MNVKIKPLIWILAIFVAIIVLLPTILVLPFSSAPPAWKEEKTAQPSERMLALEIPHSDIVVPVFRKSMDTVENIPLEEYVAGVVASEMPADFELEALKAQALTARTFIVKALLNRGKDDSLPEGAVVSDTVMHQVYKGNKELETLWGDDFDGKIEKIIKAVSETKGQILTYEGDPIQASFFSTSNGYTVNSEDYWKNKYPYLRSVESPWDKEESPKYTDTIQLPVSTVEQKLGVSLSKNGKIGKVVATTSGKRIGKFAIGKKEFTGKEIREKLELRSTDFQMEKKGKQVSITTRGYGHGVGLSQYGANGMAKEGKTYKEIVNYYYKGIEITDYKPIADKGLAYQPQ
- a CDS encoding M23 family metallopeptidase, with the protein product MKEEEKQTKKTIPMKGKSAMKKRWVYPAVYLSFAAVILTSVLWYQNDAKNVEKNNTPDSALEDNGAAVPVSLTKEQFQMPVADPEAIEVVKDFFSPDATAQEQEAALVFYNNIYYQNRGIDLATADNKAFDVTAALSGNVVKVAKDPALGFVVEVEHDKGVVTHYSSLASVSVKQGDQVKQGTVLGQAGENAYDKDSKIHAHFEVRKDGEAVDPVMAWDQSVAQLAAAVDDSRKEMKKAEEKKAAEEQKKAEEQKPGKEEKPAPKADDKGGKDMKDSKDTKDTKDGKDANGEQESSSQSAEDTGAQADDSGANE
- a CDS encoding RsiV family protein, yielding MDSFQPPVLVRTLTYAPGNIKIYYPQIEGRINPRIQQQVNQQIIQINQQLQQMQNPEARPGMYGEFAVKTNEKNILSIGFLNYAYTPMAAHGMTYIKSQTWDLSTGRTYQLKDLFKPGSNYVEVLNRIIKAQIKSQQIVTLEPFKSISPNQDYYIADKALVIYFQLYDLTAYAYGFPMFPISVFDLQNIIDENGPLGKMAVNGL
- a CDS encoding flagellar hook-basal body protein; this translates as MLRGFYNAAAGMLAQQRKQEILTNNMANANTPGYKADNASLRTFPTMLLQHMGETELNGKKIPNNYSIGPATLSTGVYVQETTPNFLQGDMRETGIKTDIALLQGQVPADPGSGAPGGLFFRLNVNGEERFTRNGHFSVDAEGSLVTPEGYYVLGTDGNPITVTSDNFTVNKDGTVIDNGAVAGQIDVAYITNPNNLVKEGSGLFRLGGEADSAIGNPNITYNLQQGFVERSNVNTEQTMTEMLTAYRAFEANQKVLQAYDRTMEKAANEIGRIG